The nucleotide sequence CCCGAGCGTGCGCAGGAGCACCACGAGATCGGGATCGCCACCGGGATGTACTACACCCCGATGGGCGGCGACATCATGTTCGTCGAGGCCTCGATTCGCGGCGGGGATGGGCGCGGGGCGCTGGGCGAGGAAGGGGGGGCGCGTCCGGGCCCCATCTCCCTGATCCTCACCGGCCAGCTGGGCGACGTCATGAAGGAGAGCGCGCGGGCCGCGCTCACCTACGCCACCAACAATGCCGCCGCGCTCGGCATCCCCGCGGAGCGGATCAACGCCGCCACCGAGGCACACATCCACGTCCCGGCCGGCGCCATCCCCAAGGACGGCCCCTCGGCCGGCCTCGCGATCGCGACCGCGCTCGTCTCGGAGCTGTCGGGGCACCCGGTCCGGCGCGACGTGGCGATGACCGGCGAGATCACGCTGCGGGGACGCGCCCTCCCCATCGGCGGGCTGAAGGAGAAGGTCCTCGGCGCACACCGAGCCGGGATCAAGCACATCATCCTCCCCAAGCAGAACGCCGACGACGTCGAGGACATCCCCGACGAGGTGCGGAAGGAGCTCACCTTCCACCCGGTCGAGACGCTCGCCGAGGTACTGGCGATCGCCCTGACGGGCGACGGCAGCCGGCACGACGTCAAGGCGGCCTAGGCACCGGGGAACCCCTGACCCACGCGCGGGCGCCGACGAGGCGCCCGCGTCGCATTGCGGGGGAGGCGGAACCAGCGCGAGCTTCGACACGTAGGGCCCGCCGACTCCCACCTCGCGCCATGTTCACGTCCTTCGCCACCGCCTTCGCCGTCGCCTTCGACCAGCTGCGGGTCAACACGCTCCGGACCCTCCTCTCGACCCTCGGCGTCATCATCGGGGTCGGGTCGCTGGTGGCGGTCCTCTCGTTAGGCGACGGCCTCGAGCGGTTCACGCGCAACGAGGTGGAACGCACCACCGACGTGCAGTCGGTGTCGCTCTCCTCGCGCACCATGGAGCGCATCGACGGGGAGTGGGTCCCCGTGCGCGACTATCCCGTCTTCACCCGCGACGACGCGACCGCGATCACCCGCGAGGTGGACTTCGTCAAGGATGTGTCGCTCTCGGTGGGCTCGACCGTGCCGGTCGAATCGCCACGGAGCGGGAGGCGGAGGGAAACCTCGGTGACCGCCGCGATGGCCGGCGTCGACCAGTATTCGCATGCGGAGCTCGCGGCCGGACGCTTCTTCACCCGGGTCGAGGACGAGCGCAATTCGGCGGTCGTGGTGCTCTCGCACAAGCTCGCCTCCGACCTCGCCCTCCCCCGTTCCCCGGAGCGCCTCCTGGGCGAGTCGGTGCGCGTCAATGGCGCCCCGCGCATGGTCATCGGGATCCTCGCACCCTACAAGGGTGAGCGCGGCTGGGCCGCGATCGTCCCATATGCGTCGGCCCCCCTCCTCGCCACGGCAGGCGGGCGGCGCCTCCTCCCCACCATCGCCGTCCGGGCCACCCGCATCGAGGACGTCAACGCGCTCAAGGCCTCGGTCGAGGACTGGCTGGGGCGGCGCTACGGCTCGCGGTGGGAACGACGGGTGGAGCTGGGAACGATGGAGAAGCGCCTCGAGCAGGCGACCCAGGGCGTGCGCGTCTTCAAGTGGTTCATGGGCGCGATCGCCGCCATCTCGCTCCTCGTCGGGGGGATCGGCATCATGAACGTCATGCTCGCCTCGGTCACCGAGCGCACGCGCGAGATCGGGGTGCGCAAGGCCATCGGCGCTCGCCCGCGCGACGTCCTCCTGCAATTCCTGTCCGAGTCGGTCGCGATCTCGAGCGTGGGGAGCGCGATCGGCGTGCTGCTCGGGGCGTTCATTGCCGCGCTGGCGATCCTGGTGATCCGGCAGCAGACGGGGGTCGCGGGCCTTGCGCCGAGCCTCTCGGCGTCGTCGGTCTTCGTGGCGGCCGGGTCGGCCGTCGCGATCGGGCTGGTCTTCGGCACCTATCCGGCGCGCCGCGCCGCGCGCCTCTCGCCCATCGACGCCATCCGGCACGAATAGGCGTCGGCGCGGCAGGCGGTGCGACGCCGTCAGGTACAATGCGGCGTCGGGTGGCGCGAGGCGTGTCCGGCGCGACGGCCGCCGCCCGCGGTCGCTCAGCGCACGATCGGCCCGACTCGCAGGATGCGCCAGGCGTCCATGCGCAGGATGGGGGGCTCGGTGGACGGGAGGAAGTACTCGGTGTAGCGCCGCTCGGGCGGGGTCGCGTCGGACGCCACCTGCCCCGTCGCGCGGTCCAACTCGGCGGAAACGATCCCTTCGGGGGGGAGCCAGGCGGCGACACCGCGTCCCGCGCCGGCCTTCTGCACGAGGCGCCCGAAGATCGGCGCCGCGAGCGAGCCCCCGGCCGCCCCGGGGGTGATCGTCTTCGGCGTATCGAAGCCAAGCCAGACCCCGGCCACGAGGTCGGGCGTCATCCCGACGAACCAGACGTCGGCGTTGTCGTTGGTCGTCCCGGTCTTGCCGGCGACGGGGATGGATGGCGGGACATAGCGGCGCACCGCGGTCGCAGTCCCGCGATCGACGGCATCGCGCATCATGTCGCGCACGATGAAGGCCACCTTCGGGTCGATCATCGGGGTCGGGGCCAGGGGGCGCATCTGCCACACCACCTTTCCCGCCTGGTCCTCGATCGTACTGATGAAGCGCGGCTCGACCCGGCTCCCGAGGTTGGCGAAGGTGGCGAACGCGCTGACCAGGTCGAGCGGCTGCACCACCGACGCCCCGATGGCGCTCGACGGATACGGGGCGATGAACGAGGCGATGCCTAACGACCGGGCCATGGCGGTCACCGAGTCCATTCCCAGGCGCAACGCGAGCTGGACGGCCACGGGGTTGCGCGAGAGGACGAGCCCTTCCCGCATCGTCACGGGGCCCAGGAACTTGCCGTCGGCATTCTCCGGGCGGTACGTCGTGCGATTGGGGAGGGGGATGGCGAGCGCCGTGTCGGGAACGATGGTGTTGGGGGGGAGGCTGTCGGCGATGGCGGCGGCGTACACCACCGGCTTGAACGCCGATCCCGGCTGGCGCATCGCGCTGACGGCGCGGTTGTACGGCGACTCCGCGTAGTCGCGCCCCCCGACGAGGGCGCGCACGTCGCCGGACGAGGGATCGAGCGCGACCACCGCCCCCTGAAGGTAGTCGGTGCTCCCCTTCGGCTTGCGGGCGTACGTCGGGTGGCGGTATCCGGGCCGGGCCTCGACTTCGGCCGTCCCTTCGCGCAATGCCTCGTTGGCCGCCAGCTGGATCACGGGGTCGAGCGTCGTCTGGATCCGGTATCCCCCCTCGGCGACCTTGATCCCGGCCCGCTCGGCCTGGACGCGCACGACGTCGACGAAGTAGGGGGCGGGCGCCGAAAGGCCGGCGTTAGGCGCCACCACCACCGGCTCGCGCTGCGCCGCGGCCGCCTGGGCGGCCGTGATGTAGCGCTGCTCGGCCATCAGCGAGAGGACGAGGTTGCGGCGCGTCCGGGCCCGGTCGGGGTGGCGCGCCGGATCATAGATTGCCGGCCCCTTGGGGAGGGCGGCCAGCGTCGCCGCCTCGGCGAGGGTGAGCCGCGCCGCCGGCTTGCCGAAGTAGTGCCGCGCCGCCGACTCGATGCCGTAGTAGCGCGACCCGAAGTGAATGAAGTTGAGGTAGGCCTCGAGGATCTGCTCCTTGGTGTAGTGCTTCTCCATCTCGCGCGCCGCCGCCTGCTCGCGGAGCTTGCGCATCGGGCTGCGATCGGTCCGGTCGATGATGTCGGGATGCATGTTCCCGACGAGCTGCTGCGTGATGGTGCTCGCCCCGCGCAGGCGCCCCCCCAGCGCATCCTTGATCGCGCCGGCGACGCCGACGATGTCGACGCCGTCGTGCTGGTAGAAGCGCTGGTCCTCCACGGCGACGAACGCCTGCGGCACGTAGCGCGGGAGCGACCGGAGCGAAACCAGGGTCCGCCACTGGCGCCCGATCTCGCCGATGAGCGAGCCGTCGCGCGCATACACCTGCGATGACTGCGGCATCGCGACGATGCGCCACGGCTCGCCTGACGAGGGAGGGGGCGTCTCCTGTGCCGCCATCGGCGACGCCGCGACGAGCAGGGCCGCCGTCGCCGCGAGCCACCACCCTGCCCCCGGCCGGCGACGCGGCCTGGTGGCGTGGCAAGGTGGAGGCGCGGCGTGGCGGGCGGTCACGTACGGAGCGGCGATGCGAGGGGGAAGGAGGGGGGCGGTGTACGTCGCCCGCGGCGCGTCATGCGACACGGGGCGACGGCATTCCACGCCTGAAGGTAATACCCGGCTGCGTCTCCCAGTTTCGTGCGCTCGACGCTCGAGGCGCGGCGACGTGCCCCACCGATGGGACGCGACGCGGCGCACGGACGACGGTCGCCACGTTGCTGTCCGGCGGCGCCCGCACCAGCTTTCCGCCATGCCGAGAACCCTGACGATCGCCACCACCCAATTGCACCCGCGAAAGGGCGACTACGCGGCGAATCTCTCGCGCCTGGGAGGCGTCATCGCCCAGCTCACCCAGGGGGAGACCCCCCCGCAGGTGATCCACCTCCCCGAAGCGGCCCTGTCGGGTTACTTCGTCGAGGGCGGGGTGCGTGAAGTCGCGGTGACGGCCGGGACGCTGGCCTCGGACCTGGACCGGGCGTATCGGGACGCTGCGCGCGAGGGTTCGCTCCGTCCGGTCGATGTGATCGCCGGGTTCTACGAACGCTGGCGGGAGACGCTCTACAACTCGGCAGCCTACGTGCGACTCGGGGAGGGGGCTCCACGCGTCTTGCACGTGCATCGCAAGGCGTTCCTGCCGACGTACGGACTGTTCGACGAGGAGCGATTCGTCGAGCGCGGACACGACATCCGGGCGTTCGACACCCCCTGGGGACGCGCGGCGCTCCTGATCTGCGAGGACGCCTGGCATTCGCTGTCGGGGACGATCGCCGCCCTCGATGATGCGGAGGTGATCTTCGTCTCGTCGGCGGCACCCGCCCGCGGCATTCACCCGCGCGACACCGGACCGTCGGGCCCCGCGACGGTGGCGCGCTGGGAGCGCCTCATCCGCGAGATCGCCGAGGAGCATGGGATCTTCGTCTCGCTGTCCAACCTCGTCGGGAGCGAAGGAGGAAAGGTCTTCGCGGGGTGCTCGGCGGTGATGGGGCCGCACGGTGACGTGCGCGTGCGCGGGCCGGCGTGGGAGGAGGCGGCGCTGGTGACGCGACTGGACCTCCGCGACATCGGGCGTGCACGCTCGGACACGCCGTTGCTGGCCGACCTGCGGACCGCGATCCCGCACCTGCAGCGCTCGCTCGAACGCGCCGAGCGCGGAGAGCGCGCGGGAGCGGCGACGTATGACGCGGAGGAGCGCGCGAGCCACGGCACCGCGACGGGCGGCGGCGCGCCGGGAGCTGCCCAAGCGGAGACCGAGGTCGGCGTCGGCGGGGGGGCGCGGGGGGCCCCCCCCGATACGAATACTGCCGCCGATTCCTCCCGCGAGCGTCATCATTCCCTTGCCATCCAGGTCCTTTCCACCGCCGACGGCGCCGATGACACGGGAGGGCCGCCCCCCCTCGACATCGACGCCACGCTGGTCGAAGCCTGGCTCACGAAGTTCATCCGCGACGAGATGACACGCCGCGGCTTCCAGCGCGCGGTCGTCGGGGTGTCGGGGGGAGTCGACTCTGCCGTGACCGCCTTTCTCGCCGCGCGCGCGCTCGGCAAGGAGAACGTGCTGGGGCTGCGGCTCCCCTATCGCACCTCGAGCCGGGAATCGCTCGAGCACGCGCAGCTCGTCATCGACTCCCTCGGCATCCCCTCGCGCACCCTCGACATCTCCGGCGCCGTCGACGGCTACCTGGCGCACGAGCCCGACGCCGATCCGACGCGTCGCGGCAACGTCATGGCGCGCGTGCGCATGATCGCCCTCTTCGACCAGTCGGCACGCCTTCGCGGCGTCCCGTTAGGCACGGGCAACAAGACCGAGCGGCTCTTCGGGTACTTCACCTGGCATGCCGACGACTCGCCACCGATCAACCCGCTGGGCGACCTCTTCAAGACGCAGGTCTGGGCCCTGGCCCGGCACCTGGGCGTTCCCGAGGTGATCGTCGGCAAGCCCGCCTCGGCCGACCTCGTCCCCGGCCAGACCGACGAGGGCGATTTCGGGATCAGCTTCGCGCACGCCGACGTGATCCTGAACTGGCTGGTATCGGGATACTCGGCAGCCGACCTCGTGGCCCGTGGCTTCGACGCCGAGCAGGTCGCGCTCGTGCGCCGCCGCGTGGACGGGACGCACTGGAAGCGGAAGCTCCCCACCGTGGCGATGCTGACCCAGACCGCGATCGGCGAGTCGTACCTGCGCCCGGTCGACTACTAGCGGGACGGCGCCGATGTCATACGTCCTCAGGCTCCGCGACGTCATCGTCGGGCGATCGGACCTGGCCGAGCGCGACGCGGAGCGGCGCACGGCGCGCGGCGCGTTCCGGCCCGGCCTGGGATGGGAGCTGGTGGAGCCGATCTTCGCACTCCTCCCGGTTGGCGACATGGCGGCGTCGGACGAGCAGCGCGAACGCTATCGCCGCGCCCGCGACACCCTGGCCCTGGCGCTGTACGGGCCCGACGCCGCGCTCGTCGACACGGCACGCATCGACATCGTCCCCGACCCCACGTCGCCGACAGGGCTGGCGCTCGAGGTGGGCGTGGTGGATGATGCCTTCTGGCAGCGCTGACGCCCCGTCGCGCGCGCGGGGCCTGCGTCGGGCCGCTGGCGCGGGCTACGCCGCGTAGGCGAGGCTCACGGCGCGCCGCGCCCCGCGCTTGAGTGCGCGATGCACGGCGCGCGCATACCGAACGAAGTTCGCGCCGGCCCACGGATGCCGCGCGAAGAACTCGTGCGGCAGCATGTCGCCCTTGAGTCGATTGCAGCGAGCGCAGGCGGTCACGAGGTTTCCGGGGGCGTGCGTCCCCCCGCGGGCGAGGGGATAGACGTGGTCGAGGGTGGCCTCCTCGAGCGCGAGCCGCTCGGCGCAGTACACGCAGCGCCGGCCGCAGTCACGCATGGCGGCGTGCTTCAGCGCGCGTTTCAGGTCTCGGTACTGCAGGTGACGGTCGCGGTCATCAGGGGCGCGACGCGCGCGCGGCGAACGAGGAAGGACCACCCGAAGCATCCCACGTCGAGACATTGCACCTCGCCGGAAAAGACGACACCCCGCCCCGGCAAGCCGGGGCGGGGTGTCGCGAGTGGAGGAGAGCCGATGCCCGGTGCCGCGAGTCGTCGCGGCACCTGGGGTTCGCCGGTCGAGAATCTGCGAACTCGGGGCATCTCCCTCCTGTCATGCGGGGACCGATGGCCCCGCGCCGGGATACTTATGTTGCATAACGATTGATCGCGCAAGACCCCTCGGGCCGCGAGTGGGCCGTCCGTCGGCCGCGAACACGCCGCGAAAACGCCGCGAGGCCGCCGTGAGGCGGCCTCGCGGTCGGACGAAGGCGGCGTCGTTATGCGCCGAGCGCCGTCAGGCGCTCATCACCGACAGGCGACGCGCGATGTGCTGGCGTACCGGGTCGCGCAGCTCGGCGATGATCCGCGCCGCCATCGCGTCGAGCAGCGTCCGGTCCG is from Gemmatimonadetes bacterium SCN 70-22 and encodes:
- a CDS encoding NAD(+) synthase, giving the protein MQVLSTADGADDTGGPPPLDIDATLVEAWLTKFIRDEMTRRGFQRAVVGVSGGVDSAVTAFLAARALGKENVLGLRLPYRTSSRESLEHAQLVIDSLGIPSRTLDISGAVDGYLAHEPDADPTRRGNVMARVRMIALFDQSARLRGVPLGTGNKTERLFGYFTWHADDSPPINPLGDLFKTQVWALARHLGVPEVIVGKPASADLVPGQTDEGDFGISFAHADVILNWLVSGYSAADLVARGFDAEQVALVRRRVDGTHWKRKLPTVAMLTQTAIGESYLRPVDY